The Daucus carota subsp. sativus chromosome 7, DH1 v3.0, whole genome shotgun sequence genome window below encodes:
- the LOC108193606 gene encoding haloacid dehalogenase-like hydrolase domain-containing protein Sgpp, translating into MPSLISCHAFSNFVFSKNHLPISPICNNNLSTLSSRFSVSSASLPLQSTSSQLIHAPLEAILFDIDGTLCDSDPIHYHAFVEMLQEVGFNGGVPISEEFFVENISGKHNEELSHLLLPDWEFGKAMQFMDDKEALFRKLAGTELKRLDGLDKLLKWIEDRGLKRAAVTNAPKPNAEMMITNLGLSDFFETVVLAENCERAKPYPDPYLKGLETLNASPKNTIVFEDSISGTKAGVAAGMAVVAVGIRNPEKLLIEAGATYVIKDYNDQKLWNSLEEMSTKAQ; encoded by the exons ATGCCATCACTTATATCTTGTCACGCATTCTCCAACTTCGTTTTCTCCAAAAACCACTTGCCCATCTCGCCCATCTGCAACAACAATCTTTCTACCTTGTCATCTCGCTTCTCTGTCTCCTCTGCTTCACTTCCCTTGCAGAG CACATCTTCACAATTAATTCATGCTCCTCTGGAAGCAATACTATTTGATATTGATGGAACACTTTGTGACTCGGATCCTATCCACTACCATGCCTTCGTGGAGATGCTTCAAGAG GTAGGTTTTAATGGGGGAGTACCCATAAGTGAAGAATTCTTTGTAGAGAATATCAGTGGAAAACATAATGAGGAGCTCTCCCATCTCCTGTTACCGGACTGGGAATTTGGAAAAGCTATGCAATTTATGGATGATAAAGAAGCATTGTTTCGAAA ATTGGCAGGCACAGAACTAAAACGTTTAGATGGCCTAGATAAGTTGCTCAAATGGATTGAGGACCGTGGCTTAAAACGAGCTGCAGTTACTAATGCTCCAAAACCAAATGCTGAGATGATGATCACGAATCTGGGCCTATCAGACTTCTTTGAGACAGTAGTCCTTGCCGAGAACTGCGAACGCGCAAAACCTTACCCTGACCCCTACTTAAAGGGTCTAGAAACACTCAATGCCTCCCCTAAGAACACAATCGTTTTCGAG gATTCCATTTCGGGAACTAAAGCTGGGGTTGCAGCTGGAATGGCAGTCGTAGCTGTTGGTATAAGAAACCCCGAAAAGTTACTGATAGAAGCTGGAGCAACTTATGTTATTAAGGACTATAATGATCAAAAACTGTGGAATAGCTTGGAAGAGATGAGCACAAAGGCACAATAG
- the LOC108193604 gene encoding very-long-chain aldehyde decarbonylase CER1-like isoform X1 has product MASSPGLLTDWPWKSLGNFKYGLLAPFVAHSIYSFATKDIGERNYFNFLIFPFILFRMLQSQLWISYSRYRTAKNRIVDRSIEFEQVDRERDWDDQMLMVGLLYYMISLVDPEVAKVPLWRTDGLIITILLHIGPIEFIYYWLHRALHHHYLYTRYHSHHHSSIVTEPITAIVHPFAEHIAYLVLFGVPMVTTNLTGTSSLVSLFGYIIVFDVLNNMGHCNFEFIPSWLFTAFPPLKYLLYTPSFHSLHHTQFRTNLSLFMPIYDYVYGTFDKSSDVLHETSLERQEDSADVVHLTHFTTVDSIYHLRLGFASVASKPQKSTWYLRLLTPLTWWSMIMTSFFGQTVISERNRFKDLKLQSWAIPRFKFQYFWKWQRNTVRGLIENAILEADARGIKVLSLGLLNQDREINRNGGFYVEKYPELNVKIVDGSSLAIAIVLNNIPEGTREVLLRGKLTKIVYPMISVICQKGIKVATVYEDEYLMLKDHMKYHHNLVLSRSYDQKVWLVGEGLTDEDQAKAPKGTVFIPYTVLPPKKARDNCFYHHIPAMLIPASVENVDSCENWLPRRVMSAPRVAGMVYALEGWTEHECGDRILDIGTVWEAALKHGFRPLSVPY; this is encoded by the exons ATGGCTTCGAGCCCGGGATTGCTTACTGACTGGCCATGGAAGTCACTAGGAAACTTCAAG TATGGACTGTTGGCACCATTTGTGGCTCATAGCATTTATTCATTTGCCACAAAAGACATTGGAGAAAGAAACTACTTCAACTTTCTCATTTTCCCATTTATATTGTTCCGAATGCTTCAGAGCCAGCTCTGGATTTCCTACTCCCGCTACAGAACTGCCAAGAACCGGATTGTTGACAGGAGCATCGAGTTTGAGCAAGTTGATAGAGAGCGGGATTG GGATGATCAAATGTTGATGGTGGGACTTTTATACTATATGATTAGTCTGGTGGATCCAGAAGTTGCCAAAGTTCCTCTCTGGAGAACAGATGGTTTGATCATCACAATTTTGCTTCACATTGGTCCTATCGAGTTCATCTACTATTGGCTTCACCGCGCACTTCACCATCACTATTTGTACACTCGCTACCACTCTCACCACCACTCTTCTATTGTCACCGAGCCCATTACAG CTATTGTTCATCCATTTGCAGAGCATATCGCGTACCTTGTGCTATTTGGAGTTCCAATGGTgacaacaaatttgacaggcACTTCCTCACTGGTTTCTCTGTTCGGTTACATCATTGTCTTCGACGTGTTAAACAACATGGGACACTGCAATTTTGAGTTCATACCCTCATGGCTTTTCACAGCATTCCCACCACTTAAATACTTGTTATATACACCATCATTCCATTCTCTTCACCACACCCAATTCAGGACAAATCTATCACTTTTCATGCCCATTTATGACTACGTATATGGAACGTTTGACAAGTCTAGTGACGTTTTGCACGAAACATCCCTGGAAAGGCAAGAGGACTCTGCAGATGTTGTTCATCTGACACATTTTACAACTGTGGACTCAATCTATCATCTCCGTTTAGGCTTTGCTTCTGTCGCCTCCAAACCTCAGAAGTCGACATGGTACTTAAGGCTATTGACGCCGCTCACATGGTGGTCCATGATAATGACTTCTTTCTTTGGACAAACAGTCATTTCTGAGAGGAACAGATTTAAAGATCTCAAGCTACAATCATGGGCCATTCCAAGATTTAAGTTCCAA TACTTTTGGAAGTGGCAAAGGAACACTGTAAGAGGCCTGATAGAAAATGCCATACTAGAAGCTGATGCAAGGGGAATAAAAGTGCTTAGCCTAGGCCTATTGAACCAG GATAGAGAGATTAACCGAAATGGAGGTTTCTACGTTGAGAAATACCCTGAGCTTAATGTGAAGATTGTGGACGGAAGTAGTCTGGCCATTGCTATTGTCCTCAACAACATTCCAGAAGGAACAAGAGAAGTGCTCCTGAGGGGTAAACTTACGAAAATTGTTTATCCGATGATTTCAGTTATTTGTCAGAAGGGAATTAAGGTGGCCACCGTATACGAAGATGAATACTTGATGCTCAAAGATCATATGAAGTATCACCATAATCTTGTGCTTTCTAGAAGTTATGATCAGAAGGTATGGCTGGTCGGAGAAGGATTGACGGATGAAGATCAAGCCAAGGCACCGAAAGGAACAGTGTTTATTCCTTATACAGTGCTTCCTCCAAAGAAAGCTCGCGATAACTGTTTTTACCATCACATACCAGCAATGCTCATTCCTGCCTCGGTTGAAAATGTGGACTCTTGTGAG AACTGGTTGCCCAGAAGAGTGATGAGTGCTCCGCGAGTCGCTGGAATGGTGTATGCTCTGGAAGGATGGACTGAACATGAATGCGGCGACAGAATTCTGGACATCGGAACAGTTTGGGAAGCTGCCCTTAAACATGGATTCAGACCTCTCTCTGTTCCTTACTAA
- the LOC108193607 gene encoding UMP-CMP kinase 3: protein MATVVDSPNKEANKSALANKKVTIVFVLGGPGSGKGTQCGYIVQHFGYTHLSAGDLLREEMKSGSENGFVIKDMIKEGKIVPSELTIKLLEQAMLENRNDKFLIDGFPRNEENRAAFEAFTGIEPEFVLFFECSEEEMQKRLLSRNQGREDDNIETIKKRFKVFMESSLPVIEHYEAKGKVRKIDAARPILEVFEAVKACFTRGDIKVNQL from the exons ATGGCGACCGTGGTTGATTCACCCAACAAG GAGGCAAATAAAAGTGCCCTAGCTAATAAGAAGGTCACCATTGTTTTTGTTCTGG GAGGCCCGGGCAGTGGGAAGGGTACCCAGTGTGGATATATTGTTCAACACTTTGGTTACACTCATCTTAGTGCTGGTGATCTTCTCAGAGAAGAAATGAAGTCTGGTTCTGAAAATGG GTTCGTGATTAAGGACATGATCAAGGAGGGAAAGATCGTTCCCTCGGAGTTAACTATCAAGCTCCTAGAACAAGCGATGCTGGAAAATCGTAATGACAAGTTTCTGATTGATGGATTTCCTCGCAATGAGGAAAACCGGGCAGCATTTGAGGCTTTT ACTGGAATTGAACCAGAATTCGTCCTCTTTTTTGAATGCTCGGAAGAAGAGATGCAGAAGCGCCTCTTAAGCCGAAACCAG GGAAGAGAAGATGACAATATTGAAACTATAAAAAAGCGGTTCAAGGTTTTCATGGAATCAAGTCTTCCAGTAATTGAGCATTACGAGGCCAAGGGAAAAGTTAGGAAG ATCGATGCTGCTAGGCCTATTCTAGAAGTTTTCGAAGCAGTAAAGGCTTGTTTCACTCGAGGGGACATTAAGGTAAACCAACTGTGA
- the LOC108193835 gene encoding very-long-chain aldehyde decarbonylase CER1-like, which produces MATNPGILTDWPWTPLGSYKYVVLAPFVVHSIHSYITKDENERDLSNFLIFPFLLWRMLHNQIWISLSRYRTAKGNNRIVDRTIEFEQVDRERNWDDQILFNGILYYLVNLTMKGGSHLPFWRTDGILITILIHAGPVEFIYYWLHRALHHHYLYSRYHSHHHSSIVTEPITSVIHPFAEHISYFLLFAIPLMTAALTETGSIALFLFYITFVDFMNNMGHCNFELIPKKLFSIFPPLKYIMYTPSYHSLHHTQFRTNYSLFMPFYDYMYGTMDKSTDTLYETSLKREEESANVVHLTHLTTPESIYHLRVGFASLASKPQSTSQWYMWLMWPVTFWSMIVTWFYGQTFVIERNIFKNLNLQTWAIPRYSIQYTTVKQRESINCLIEEAIVEAERKGIMVLTLGLLNQGEEMNSNGELFIRRNPKLKVKLVDGSSLAVAVVLNSIPKGTTQVAIKGNLSKVSNSIAIALCRRGVQVFISCEYGYKRLTETCDSETQKNLVLSDSSSQQIWLVGDKLGKKEQMKASKGTLFIPFSQFPPKKLRKDCFYCNIPAMSAPVHLQNLDSCENWLPRRVMSAWRIAGIVHALEEWNVHECGNMMFSIEKIWKATLEHGFRPLPVPT; this is translated from the exons atggCTACTAACCCGGGCATTCTCACTGACTGGCCATGGACACCCCTTGGAAGCTACAAG TATGTGGTTTTGGCACCATTTGTGGTTCATAGCATTCACTCGTACATAACGAAGGATGAGAACGAAAGAGACTTGTCCAACTTTCTGATATTCCCGTTTCTTCTGTGGAGGATGCTTCATAATCAGATTTGGATTTCCCTTTCTCGCTACAGAACTGCCAAAGGCAACAACCGGATTGTTGATAGAACTATTGAATTTGAGCAGGTTGATCGAGAGAGAAACTG GGATGACCAAATCTTGTTTAATGGGATACTGTATTATTTGGTTAACTTGACAATGAAAGGAGGGTCTCATCTGCCTTTTTGGAGGACTGATGGTATTCTTATCACAATTCTGATTCATGCTGGACCTGTTGAATTCATCTACTACTGGCTTCACAGAGCATTACACCACCACTACCTCTATTCTCGCTATCATTCTCATCATCATTCCTCTATTGTTACTGAGCCTATTACAT CTGTTATTCATCCATTTGCAGAACACATATCGTATTTTTTGCTCTTTGCAATACCACTGATGACCGCTGCACTGACGGAGACGGGCTCTATCGCTTTATTCCTTTTTTACATAACTTTTGTGGACTTCATGAACAATATGGGACACTGCAACTTTGAGCTTATCCCTAAGAAGCTGTTTTCCATCTTTCCTCCTCTCAAGTACATCATGTATACGCCCTC GTACCATTCTCTGCATCATACACAATTCCGAACCAACTACTCGCTTTTCATGCCTTTCTATGACTACATGTATGGCACCATGGACAAGTCTACAGACACATTATATGAAACTTCACTCAAAAGAGAGGAGGAGTCTGCTAATGTGGTACATCTGACACATCTGACCACACCAGAATCTATTTATCATCTTCGTGTTGGATTCGCCTCTTTAGCATCAAAACCCCAGAGTACTTCACAGTGGTACATGTGGTTAATGTGGCCTGTGACATTCTGGTCTATGATTGTTACATGGTTTTACGGTCAAACATTTGTTATTGAGaggaatatattcaaaaatctGAACTTGCAAACATGGGCTATTCCAAGATACAGCATACAA TACACTACAGTCAAGCAAAGAGAGAGTATCAATTGTTTGATTGAAGAGGCGATAGTTGAAGCTGAGAGAAAAGGAATTATGGTTTTAACTTTAGGCCTTCTTAATCAG GGAGAGGAGATGAACAGCAATGGTGAGCTTTTTATACGAAGGAATCCTAAGCTAAAAGTGAAGTTAGTTGATGGGAGTAGCCTAGCAGTTGCTGTTGTTCTGAATAGCATTCCAAAGGGAACGACTCAAGTCGCCATTAAAGGCAACTTATCCAAGGTCTCCAATTCCATTGCCATTGCTTTGTGTCGCAGAGGTGTCCAG GTATTTATTTCCTGCGAATATGGTTATAAAAGGCTCACGGAAACGTGTGATTCTGAGACTCAAAAGAATTTGGTCCTTTCAGATAGTTCTTCTCAGCAG ATATGGTTAGTGGGAGATAAATTGGGAAAGAAAGAACAGATGAAGGCCTCAAAGGGAACATTATTCATCCCTTTCTCTCAGTTTCCCCCAAAGAAATTGCGCAAAGATTGCTTCTACTGCAATATTCCAGCAATGTCTGCTCCAGTGCATCTCCAGAATCTGGACTCTTGTGAG AATTGGTTGCCAAGAAGGGTGATGAGTGCATGGCGTATAGCTGGAATAGTGCATGCATTAGAAGAATGGAATGTACATGAATGTGGCAATATGATGTTCAGCATCGAAAAGATTTGGAAAGCTACTCTTGAGCATGGGTTTCGTCCCCTCCCAGTGCCCACATAA
- the LOC108194818 gene encoding uncharacterized protein LOC108194818, whose amino-acid sequence MRCRKHFFDFSSDVGVCATCLRERLNVLIQTQSNDQPVLLVRPQLDDDEHRKSDAIQPQIVFPRSVSPYVSRRKSDTTAAQLHRFYSTPQIGPNGVIDTERRSRGKFSILSKLFRSKTQKLDAHRNIGDRRTYSTSDASGIEIPEAVSETTPSWFSSLFASKSKKKMMSKSFPAFGNRKNHRGMSPAVESDEEWGDKVSDYSTQASPWKETPVRATPRRQNQRYVAGMAFCLSPLVRPSPNRSWTLKGVTPESVVPSGDGRAPVKPHLAEAASFRGNRSRKLANFGRLNPKY is encoded by the coding sequence ATGAGGTGCCGGAAGCATTTCTTTGATTTTAGCAGCGACGTAGGCGTGTGCGCAACGTGCCTACGAGAACGTTTAAACGTATTAATCCAGACGCAATCGAATGATCAGCCTGTACTGCTTGTTAGACCGCAGCTCGATGATGATGAGCACAGGAAATCGGATGCGATTCAGCCGCAGATTGTGTTCCCGCGCTCCGTTTCGCCGTACGTGAGTCGCCGCAAATCGGATACCACGGCGGCGCAGCTACACCGATTCTACAGCACTCCGCAAATCGGACCGAACGGCGTCATCGACACGGAGAGGAGGAGTCGCGGTAAATTCTCAATTTTGTCGAAATTGTTCAGATCTAAGACGCAGAAGCTCGATGCGCATCGGAACATTGGCGATAGACGAACGTACTCTACTTCTGATGCTTCTGGTATCGAAATTCCCGAGGCGGTGAGCGAAACGACGCCGTCGTGGTTTTCGAGTTTGTTTGCGAGTAAGAGTAAGAAGAAGATGATGTCGAAGAGCTTTCCGGCGTTCGGAAACCGTAAAAACCACCGCGGAATGTCGCCGGCGGTGGAGTCCGACGAGGAATGGGGCGACAAAGTGAGTGATTACTCTACGCAAGCATCGCCGTGGAAAGAGACGCCGGTACGAGCGACGCCGAGGAGACAGAATCAGCGATATGTGGCGGGAATGGCGTTCTGTTTGAGTCCGTTAGTGAGACCGAGTCCGAATCGGAGCTGGACTCTGAAAGGAGTGACGCCGGAAAGTGTGGTTCCGAGCGGCGATGGGAGAGCTCCGGTGAAGCCTCATTTGGCTGAAGCGGCGTCGTTTAGGGGGAATAGATCAAGGAAACTTGCTAATTTTGGGAGGTTGAATCCAAAATATTGA
- the LOC108193604 gene encoding very-long-chain aldehyde decarbonylase CER1-like isoform X2, with protein sequence MASSPGLLTDWPWKSLGNFKSQLWISYSRYRTAKNRIVDRSIEFEQVDRERDWDDQMLMVGLLYYMISLVDPEVAKVPLWRTDGLIITILLHIGPIEFIYYWLHRALHHHYLYTRYHSHHHSSIVTEPITAIVHPFAEHIAYLVLFGVPMVTTNLTGTSSLVSLFGYIIVFDVLNNMGHCNFEFIPSWLFTAFPPLKYLLYTPSFHSLHHTQFRTNLSLFMPIYDYVYGTFDKSSDVLHETSLERQEDSADVVHLTHFTTVDSIYHLRLGFASVASKPQKSTWYLRLLTPLTWWSMIMTSFFGQTVISERNRFKDLKLQSWAIPRFKFQYFWKWQRNTVRGLIENAILEADARGIKVLSLGLLNQDREINRNGGFYVEKYPELNVKIVDGSSLAIAIVLNNIPEGTREVLLRGKLTKIVYPMISVICQKGIKVATVYEDEYLMLKDHMKYHHNLVLSRSYDQKVWLVGEGLTDEDQAKAPKGTVFIPYTVLPPKKARDNCFYHHIPAMLIPASVENVDSCENWLPRRVMSAPRVAGMVYALEGWTEHECGDRILDIGTVWEAALKHGFRPLSVPY encoded by the exons ATGGCTTCGAGCCCGGGATTGCTTACTGACTGGCCATGGAAGTCACTAGGAAACTTCAAG AGCCAGCTCTGGATTTCCTACTCCCGCTACAGAACTGCCAAGAACCGGATTGTTGACAGGAGCATCGAGTTTGAGCAAGTTGATAGAGAGCGGGATTG GGATGATCAAATGTTGATGGTGGGACTTTTATACTATATGATTAGTCTGGTGGATCCAGAAGTTGCCAAAGTTCCTCTCTGGAGAACAGATGGTTTGATCATCACAATTTTGCTTCACATTGGTCCTATCGAGTTCATCTACTATTGGCTTCACCGCGCACTTCACCATCACTATTTGTACACTCGCTACCACTCTCACCACCACTCTTCTATTGTCACCGAGCCCATTACAG CTATTGTTCATCCATTTGCAGAGCATATCGCGTACCTTGTGCTATTTGGAGTTCCAATGGTgacaacaaatttgacaggcACTTCCTCACTGGTTTCTCTGTTCGGTTACATCATTGTCTTCGACGTGTTAAACAACATGGGACACTGCAATTTTGAGTTCATACCCTCATGGCTTTTCACAGCATTCCCACCACTTAAATACTTGTTATATACACCATCATTCCATTCTCTTCACCACACCCAATTCAGGACAAATCTATCACTTTTCATGCCCATTTATGACTACGTATATGGAACGTTTGACAAGTCTAGTGACGTTTTGCACGAAACATCCCTGGAAAGGCAAGAGGACTCTGCAGATGTTGTTCATCTGACACATTTTACAACTGTGGACTCAATCTATCATCTCCGTTTAGGCTTTGCTTCTGTCGCCTCCAAACCTCAGAAGTCGACATGGTACTTAAGGCTATTGACGCCGCTCACATGGTGGTCCATGATAATGACTTCTTTCTTTGGACAAACAGTCATTTCTGAGAGGAACAGATTTAAAGATCTCAAGCTACAATCATGGGCCATTCCAAGATTTAAGTTCCAA TACTTTTGGAAGTGGCAAAGGAACACTGTAAGAGGCCTGATAGAAAATGCCATACTAGAAGCTGATGCAAGGGGAATAAAAGTGCTTAGCCTAGGCCTATTGAACCAG GATAGAGAGATTAACCGAAATGGAGGTTTCTACGTTGAGAAATACCCTGAGCTTAATGTGAAGATTGTGGACGGAAGTAGTCTGGCCATTGCTATTGTCCTCAACAACATTCCAGAAGGAACAAGAGAAGTGCTCCTGAGGGGTAAACTTACGAAAATTGTTTATCCGATGATTTCAGTTATTTGTCAGAAGGGAATTAAGGTGGCCACCGTATACGAAGATGAATACTTGATGCTCAAAGATCATATGAAGTATCACCATAATCTTGTGCTTTCTAGAAGTTATGATCAGAAGGTATGGCTGGTCGGAGAAGGATTGACGGATGAAGATCAAGCCAAGGCACCGAAAGGAACAGTGTTTATTCCTTATACAGTGCTTCCTCCAAAGAAAGCTCGCGATAACTGTTTTTACCATCACATACCAGCAATGCTCATTCCTGCCTCGGTTGAAAATGTGGACTCTTGTGAG AACTGGTTGCCCAGAAGAGTGATGAGTGCTCCGCGAGTCGCTGGAATGGTGTATGCTCTGGAAGGATGGACTGAACATGAATGCGGCGACAGAATTCTGGACATCGGAACAGTTTGGGAAGCTGCCCTTAAACATGGATTCAGACCTCTCTCTGTTCCTTACTAA